The DNA region ACAGCTTTTACCCATACCTCTTATGCCAATGAGCATCGTCTTCTAAAAATTTCACATAATGAGCGCTTGGAATTTTTAGGAGACGCTGTTCTCCAGTTGATGATTTCCAAGTACCTCTATCAGAAATATCCTGATCGTCCTGAAGGTGAGATGTCCAAATTGCGTTCGACATTTGTTAGAGAAGAGTCCTTGGCTGGCTTTGCTCGTGCTTGTGGCTTTGATGCCTTCATTCGTCTGGGAAAAGGTGAGGAAAAGTCTGGTGGTCGCAATCGGGATACGATTCTCGGTGATGCTTTCGAGGCATTTTTGGGAGCTTTGCTATTAGACAAGGGAGAAAAGGCCGTTGAACAGTTTCTTTATCAGGTCATGATTCCTCGTCTGGAAAAGGGGAATTTTGAGCGAGTGACAGACTATAAGACAGCCTTGCAAGAAATTCTTCAGGTCAATGGTGAAATTGCAATATCCTATCAGGTTATATCAGAGTCTGGGCCTGCACACGATAAAATTTTTGAGGTGGAGGTGTCGGCGGATCAGCGTGTGATAGGACGTGGAAGTGGTCGGTCGAAAAAATTAGCGGAACAAGCTGCCGCCCAAAATGCTGTGGAGACTAGAGGATAGATATGTATCTTAAATCGATTGAAATGCAGGGCTTCAAGTCCTTTGCGGATAAGACAAAGGTTGTTTTTGATCGTGGGGTGACTGCTGTGGTCGGTCCCAATGGGTCTGGCAAGTCCAATATTACAGAGAGTCTGCGTTGGGCTTTGGGGGAGTCTTCTGCCAAGAGTTTACGTGGTGGCAAGATGCCAGATGTTATCTTTGCCGGGACAGAGAATCGGAAACCACTCAATTATGCTTCTGTAGTGGTGACTTTGGATAATAGTACAGGGTTTATTGCTCATAAGAACAAAGAAATAAGAGTTGAACGCCACATTTATCGGTCAGGTGATAGTGAGTACCTGATTGATGGTCAGAAGGTGCGACTGCGGGATATTCATGATCTTTTTATGGATACCGGCTTAGGTCGAGACTCCTTTTCTATCATTTCTCAGGGGCGTGTTGAGGCCATCTTCAATTCCAAACCGGAGGAACGCAGGGCTATTTTTGAAGAAGCTGCGGGTGTTTTAAAGTACAAAAACCGTAAGAAAGAGACAGAAAGTAAGCTGGCTCAGGCTCAGGGAAACTTAGATCGTTTGGACGACATCATCTATGAATTGGACAATCAGGTCAAACCCTTGGAAAAGCAAGCTCAAACAGCTAAAAAGTTCTTGGAGTTGGATGGTCAACGCAAGGAACTCTATTTAGATGTCTTGGTCGCTCAGTTAAAATTGGGCAAGGAGACATTAACTGCCAAGGAAGCAGAATTAGAGGCAGTCAAGGTAGATTTGGCTACTTATTATGAACAGCGGGCTGAGTTGGAACAGGACAATCAATCCTTAAAGGACAGGCGCCACCGTCTATCAGAACAGATGGAGAGAGAACAGGCTGTCTTGCTTGATTTGACGAAGTTGATCAGCGATTTGGAACGAAAAATAGATGTCTATAAGCTGGAATCCAGTCAAAACGAGTCTAGTCGTCAAGAGGCTCAGGAACGCTTAGAAACGATGCAGGTTAAGCGAGATGACTTGGAAGAGCAAGTTATCCAAAAACAGGAAACACTTGCTCAACTAGAGGCTACTCTGGCTACCTTGCAGGTGGATATTGCTGCGGTGGATAAAGAGATTTCTTACTTTTCAGAAGATCCAGAACAGGTTCTAGACCATTTGCGAGAGCAGTATGTGACGTTGATGCAGGAAGAGGCTGAAGCGTCGAACCGTTTGACAAAAATTCAGCAAGATATTGCCAATCAAATCAGCTTGTCTGAGAGTAAATCAGAAGAGTTGGCGCGACTACAGACTGAAAAAGAGACTGCCCAGAAAGAATTGACAGAGAGTCAAGCTAGTGTGGAGCAGGCTGAAGCCAGTCTGCGTAGCTTGTTGGATGCTTATCAGGCTGGAAAAGAACAGTTTGAGCAGGCTGAGAAAGTCTATCAACAAGAGCAAGGGCTTATGTTTGATTTGCTAGATCAGCTCAAGGGGAAACAGGCTCGGCAGTCAAGCTTGGAAGCTATTTTAAAAAATCATTCCAATTTTTATGCTGGAGTCAAGGCTGTTTTGCAAGCTGCCCCAAGTTTGGGTGGTATTGTTGGTGCGGTTAGTGAACAACTGACTTTTGATACGCGTTATCGGACTGCTTTGGAAATTGCTTTGGGTGGTGCCAGTCAGCATGTGATTGTTCAGGATGAAGCGACCGCTAAACGGGCTATTGCTTTCTTGAAGGAGAAACGCCAAGGGCGAGCGACCTTCTTGCCACTGACGACTATCAAGCCACGGCAGTTGGCGGCTCAACAGTTAGCAGTCCTTGAAAGTTCGGTTGGTTTTCTGGGAATAGCCAGTGATTTGGTGACTTACCAAGCTGGTTTAGATAGTATTTTCCAAAACCTGCTAGGGACGATTGCAATTTTTGACACGATTGATCATGCAAATCAGGCTGCGCGTGCAACTAGGTTCCAAGTGCGAATGGTGACGATGGATGGGACTGAAATTCGTCCCGGTGGTTCCTTTGCTGGTGGTAGCAACCGTGGGAATAGCACGACCTTTATCAAGCCAGAATTAGAGGCGCTTTTGGGAGAAATAGCAGAGCTTTCTAGCCAGTTGCAAGAACAAGAGAGTTTGGTAGCGACTAAGAAAGTGACCGTAGAGCAAGCTAGAGAGAGTCTGGATACTATCAAGGAAGAGGGAGAGCAAGCTCGTCTTGCTCAGCAGAGTGCAATCATTCGTCAGGAACAAGTGGAGAATCGTTTAGCTCAGTTAACAGCTCAGTACGATTTACAAATGGGACAAATTAGTCCCACAATCCTCACAGAACTGGAAGGCCAAGCTGCCGAGGAAGCGACCCTTGTTCAATCTTTGCATGACAAAAAGGCTGAGCTAAATCAGCAAATCAGCCAAGTTCGAGATAATCGTGATAGCATCCAAGAGAGTTTGCAGAACTTACAAGCTCAAAAGGGACGCTTGACACTTGAACAGACTGAGGTAGCCAGTCAGCTTCGCTTTGAGCAGGCAGATCTCCAACGCTTGAAGGTAGAAAAAGAAGCTGCTAATGAGGAAATATCTATCCTACAAGATAGAATTGACCAGAAATTAGAAGCTCTTGAGGATACCAGCATAGAAGTTCTGGAAGAACAATTACTGGCAGCTACTGACAAGCAAACTCAGACCAACCAAATTCTTATTCGCTTAAAATTTGAACTAGAGGATATTGATGGACAGTTCGAAGATTTGGAAGGTAGATTGCAGCAGGCTCGGTCTAAAAATGATGACTTGATTCGCAAGCAGGCCAAGTTGGAATCGGACTGTGAGCAGGCAGGGGATAAATTAAGAAATTTGCTTGCGAACCTGACTGAGCATTTTAAGCTCAGTTTTGAAGCCGCCTGCCAGAAAGCTAAGGAAGTAGAAAATCTTCCTGCGGCCGAGCAAGCACTGAAAGATTTTGAAAGAGCTATTCGTACTCTTGGTCCGATCAATTTGGATGCAATCGAACAGTATGATGAAGTAAGCAACCGCTTGAACTTTCTCAATGAACAGCGAGCAGATATTTTATCAGCCCGCGATTTGCTCCTTGATACCATTCATGAGATGGATGATGAGGTGAAAGAACGCTTTAAAGTAACCTTTGAAGCCATTCGCGAAAGCTTCAAGCAGACGTTCAGACAGATGTTTGGTGGCGGTTCTGCGGACTTGATATTAACAGAAAGCGATATGCTGACAGCGGGTGTGGAGATTTCTGTTCAGCCTCCGGGAAAGAAAATCCAATCGCTCAATCTGATGTCTGGTGGTGAAAAAGCCTTGTCGGCTCTTGCTCTGCTATTTTCTATTATCCGTGTCAAGACCATTCCCTTTGTTATTCTTGATGAGGTGGAGGCTGCTTTGGATGAGGCGAATGTTAAGCGTTTTGGAGATTATCTCAATCGTTTTGATAAGGAGAGTCAGTTCATCGTGGTGACTCACCGTAAGGGGACAATGGCAGCGGCGGATGCCATGTATGGAGTGACAATGCAGGAGTCAGGTGTTTCTAAGATTGTCTCAGTTAAACTGAAAGATGTGGAAAAATTATGATCAAAAAGCTTTATGCTAGTGATATGGATGGTACTTTTTTACGCGAAGACCACAGCTTTGATAAAGAGCGTTTTCGTCGATTGCTTGATCGTTTTAAAGAAAAAGGGTATTTGTTTGTAGCCGCTAGTGGACGGTCACTGCTAAGCCTTAAGATGGTCTTTGAGGATTTTGTGGATGAGATTGCTTTTGTGGCAGAAAATGGTTCAATTGTGGAATATCAAGGTCAGGTAATTTTTATGGATGAATCTATTCCATCGGAAGTTTACCTTCCCTTGATTGCGGGTATAGATGCAGGCCCTTACGGAAGCAGTCGTTCCATGGTTTTATCGGGTCTCGAAAATTTTTATTTATTAAAAAATGCAGAGCCACGTTTCTTGGAAGCAATGACGAGC from Streptococcus ruminantium includes:
- the rnc gene encoding ribonuclease III; the encoded protein is MNDLHAKLLEDFGINFSDLTLLETAFTHTSYANEHRLLKISHNERLEFLGDAVLQLMISKYLYQKYPDRPEGEMSKLRSTFVREESLAGFARACGFDAFIRLGKGEEKSGGRNRDTILGDAFEAFLGALLLDKGEKAVEQFLYQVMIPRLEKGNFERVTDYKTALQEILQVNGEIAISYQVISESGPAHDKIFEVEVSADQRVIGRGSGRSKKLAEQAAAQNAVETRG
- the smc gene encoding chromosome segregation protein SMC, translating into MYLKSIEMQGFKSFADKTKVVFDRGVTAVVGPNGSGKSNITESLRWALGESSAKSLRGGKMPDVIFAGTENRKPLNYASVVVTLDNSTGFIAHKNKEIRVERHIYRSGDSEYLIDGQKVRLRDIHDLFMDTGLGRDSFSIISQGRVEAIFNSKPEERRAIFEEAAGVLKYKNRKKETESKLAQAQGNLDRLDDIIYELDNQVKPLEKQAQTAKKFLELDGQRKELYLDVLVAQLKLGKETLTAKEAELEAVKVDLATYYEQRAELEQDNQSLKDRRHRLSEQMEREQAVLLDLTKLISDLERKIDVYKLESSQNESSRQEAQERLETMQVKRDDLEEQVIQKQETLAQLEATLATLQVDIAAVDKEISYFSEDPEQVLDHLREQYVTLMQEEAEASNRLTKIQQDIANQISLSESKSEELARLQTEKETAQKELTESQASVEQAEASLRSLLDAYQAGKEQFEQAEKVYQQEQGLMFDLLDQLKGKQARQSSLEAILKNHSNFYAGVKAVLQAAPSLGGIVGAVSEQLTFDTRYRTALEIALGGASQHVIVQDEATAKRAIAFLKEKRQGRATFLPLTTIKPRQLAAQQLAVLESSVGFLGIASDLVTYQAGLDSIFQNLLGTIAIFDTIDHANQAARATRFQVRMVTMDGTEIRPGGSFAGGSNRGNSTTFIKPELEALLGEIAELSSQLQEQESLVATKKVTVEQARESLDTIKEEGEQARLAQQSAIIRQEQVENRLAQLTAQYDLQMGQISPTILTELEGQAAEEATLVQSLHDKKAELNQQISQVRDNRDSIQESLQNLQAQKGRLTLEQTEVASQLRFEQADLQRLKVEKEAANEEISILQDRIDQKLEALEDTSIEVLEEQLLAATDKQTQTNQILIRLKFELEDIDGQFEDLEGRLQQARSKNDDLIRKQAKLESDCEQAGDKLRNLLANLTEHFKLSFEAACQKAKEVENLPAAEQALKDFERAIRTLGPINLDAIEQYDEVSNRLNFLNEQRADILSARDLLLDTIHEMDDEVKERFKVTFEAIRESFKQTFRQMFGGGSADLILTESDMLTAGVEISVQPPGKKIQSLNLMSGGEKALSALALLFSIIRVKTIPFVILDEVEAALDEANVKRFGDYLNRFDKESQFIVVTHRKGTMAAADAMYGVTMQESGVSKIVSVKLKDVEKL